A stretch of the Notamacropus eugenii isolate mMacEug1 chromosome 2, mMacEug1.pri_v2, whole genome shotgun sequence genome encodes the following:
- the NSUN4 gene encoding 5-cytosine rRNA methyltransferase NSUN4 isoform X2 — MEAFWRVLAEARGLLRRPGPGLIPRRLRHKKKWAFTEPKFSSTRLALQNFDMNYKVQFGDLWPSIRVSLLSEQKYGALVNNFSTWDKTMSELEQLKAKDFVMEAKRRMQQKAFPEEPSAPVLSPELETHSPPAALWPCSPNLRCYTFTRGDISRFHPSRISSLGVLDYYLMDASSLLPVLAMGVQPGDTVLDLCAGPGGKTLALLLTGCCRHLAANDISGSRTQRLKQVLHSYASQYKSQVRVTSQDGRKWGDLERSTYDRVLVDVPCTTDRHSVMEEDNNIFKRSRKTERQMLPMLQVQLLVAGLLATRPGGVAVYSTCTLSHLQNEYVVGGAIDILANQYQMDVQVEDLSCFRHLFQDTFSFFPSCHMGELVLPVLWANFGPMYFCRLRRLS, encoded by the exons ATGGAGGCGTTCTGGCGCGTTCTGGCCGAGGCGCGCGGGCTGCTGAGGCGGCCCGGGCCTGGGCTGATTCCACGGAGGCTGCGGCATAAGAAGAAATGG GCCTTCACAGAGCCGAAGTTCTCCTCCACCCGGCTGGCCCTGCAGAATTTTGACATGAATTACAAGGTCCAGTTTGGAGACTTGTGGCCTTCCATCCGGGTCAGCCTTCTCTCAGAGCAGAAGTATGGGGCCCTGGTCAACAACTTCTCCACTTGGGACAAAACCATGTCTGAGTTAGAGCAGCTCAAGGCCAAAGATTTTGTGATGGAGGCAAAGAGAAGGATGCAGCAGAAGGCCTTCCCTGAAGAACCCAGTGCTCCAGTCCTTTCTCCAGAGCTGGAGACACACAGCCCCCCAGCAGCCCTCTGGCCCTGCAGTCCTAACCTACGCTGTTACACATTTACCAGAGGAGACATCAGCCGCTTCCATCCGTCCAG GATCAGCAGCCTGGGTGTTCTCGACTACTACCTCATGGATGCCTCCTCTTTGCTGCCTGTGTTGGCCATGGGTGTCCAGCCTGGTGACACCGTCCTTGACCTGTGTGCTGGGCCTGGTGGGAAAACATTGGCACTGCTCTTGACTGGCTGCTGCC GCCACCTGGCAGCTAATGACATCTCTGGCTCTCGAACCCAGAGGCTGAAGCAAGTTCTGCACAGCTATGCATCCCAGTACAAGAGCCAGGTGCGAGTCACATCCCAGGATGGTAGGAAGTGGGGAGACCTGGAGAGGAGCACCTATGACCGG GTGCTAGTGGATGTGCCCTGCACCACTGACCGGCACTCTGTGATGGAGGAGGACAACAATATCTTCAAGCGCTCGCGCAAGACTGAGCGCCAGATGCTACCCATGCTGCAGGTGCAGCTCCTGGT GGCCGGCCTCCTTGCCACCAGGCCTGGAGGGGTGGCTGTCTATTCCACCTGCACCCTTTCCCACCTGCAGAATGAGTACGTGGTGGGCGGGGCCATTGACATTCTGGCCAATCAGTACCAGATGGATGTGCAGGTGGAAGACTTGAGCTGCTTCCGGCATCTCTTCCAGGacaccttctccttcttcccatcATGTCACATGGGCGAGCTGGTTCTCCCTGTCCTTTGGGCCAACTTTGGACCCATGTATTTCTGCAGGCTACGAAGGCTAAGTTAG
- the NSUN4 gene encoding 5-cytosine rRNA methyltransferase NSUN4 isoform X6 has product MEAFWRVLAEARGLLRRPGPGLIPRRLRHKKKWAFTEPKFSSTRLALQNFDMNYKVQFGDLWPSIRVSLLSEQKYGALVNNFSTWDKTMSELEQLKAKDFVMEAKRRMQQKAFPEEPSAPVLSPELETHSPPAALWPCSPNLRCYTFTRGDISRFHPSRISSLGVLDYYLMDASSLLPVLAMGVQPGDTVLDLCAGPGGKTLALLLTGCCRHLAANDISGSRTQRLKQVLHSYASQYKSQVRVTSQDGRKWGDLERSTYDRVLVDVPCTTDRHSVMEEDNNIFKRSRKTERQMLPMLQVQLLVMSTWWAGPLTFWPISTRWMCRWKT; this is encoded by the exons ATGGAGGCGTTCTGGCGCGTTCTGGCCGAGGCGCGCGGGCTGCTGAGGCGGCCCGGGCCTGGGCTGATTCCACGGAGGCTGCGGCATAAGAAGAAATGG GCCTTCACAGAGCCGAAGTTCTCCTCCACCCGGCTGGCCCTGCAGAATTTTGACATGAATTACAAGGTCCAGTTTGGAGACTTGTGGCCTTCCATCCGGGTCAGCCTTCTCTCAGAGCAGAAGTATGGGGCCCTGGTCAACAACTTCTCCACTTGGGACAAAACCATGTCTGAGTTAGAGCAGCTCAAGGCCAAAGATTTTGTGATGGAGGCAAAGAGAAGGATGCAGCAGAAGGCCTTCCCTGAAGAACCCAGTGCTCCAGTCCTTTCTCCAGAGCTGGAGACACACAGCCCCCCAGCAGCCCTCTGGCCCTGCAGTCCTAACCTACGCTGTTACACATTTACCAGAGGAGACATCAGCCGCTTCCATCCGTCCAG GATCAGCAGCCTGGGTGTTCTCGACTACTACCTCATGGATGCCTCCTCTTTGCTGCCTGTGTTGGCCATGGGTGTCCAGCCTGGTGACACCGTCCTTGACCTGTGTGCTGGGCCTGGTGGGAAAACATTGGCACTGCTCTTGACTGGCTGCTGCC GCCACCTGGCAGCTAATGACATCTCTGGCTCTCGAACCCAGAGGCTGAAGCAAGTTCTGCACAGCTATGCATCCCAGTACAAGAGCCAGGTGCGAGTCACATCCCAGGATGGTAGGAAGTGGGGAGACCTGGAGAGGAGCACCTATGACCGG GTGCTAGTGGATGTGCCCTGCACCACTGACCGGCACTCTGTGATGGAGGAGGACAACAATATCTTCAAGCGCTCGCGCAAGACTGAGCGCCAGATGCTACCCATGCTGCAGGTGCAGCTCCTGGT AATGAGTACGTGGTGGGCGGGGCCATTGACATTCTGGCCAATCAGTACCAGATGGATGTGCAGGTGGAAGACTTGA
- the NSUN4 gene encoding 5-cytosine rRNA methyltransferase NSUN4 isoform X3, which produces MNYKVQFGDLWPSIRVSLLSEQKYGALVNNFSTWDKTMSELEQLKAKDFVMEAKRRMQQKAFPEEPSAPVLSPELETHSPPAALWPCSPNLRCYTFTRGDISRFHPSRISSLGVLDYYLMDASSLLPVLAMGVQPGDTVLDLCAGPGGKTLALLLTGCCRHLAANDISGSRTQRLKQVLHSYASQYKSQVRVTSQDGRKWGDLERSTYDRVLVDVPCTTDRHSVMEEDNNIFKRSRKTERQMLPMLQVQLLVCRREPPRLSPRTLLDVRGEQASAVDEALLLTGPAPKGLKPYMLREQRLSTIWAGLLATRPGGVAVYSTCTLSHLQNEYVVGGAIDILANQYQMDVQVEDLSCFRHLFQDTFSFFPSCHMGELVLPVLWANFGPMYFCRLRRLS; this is translated from the exons ATGAATTACAAGGTCCAGTTTGGAGACTTGTGGCCTTCCATCCGGGTCAGCCTTCTCTCAGAGCAGAAGTATGGGGCCCTGGTCAACAACTTCTCCACTTGGGACAAAACCATGTCTGAGTTAGAGCAGCTCAAGGCCAAAGATTTTGTGATGGAGGCAAAGAGAAGGATGCAGCAGAAGGCCTTCCCTGAAGAACCCAGTGCTCCAGTCCTTTCTCCAGAGCTGGAGACACACAGCCCCCCAGCAGCCCTCTGGCCCTGCAGTCCTAACCTACGCTGTTACACATTTACCAGAGGAGACATCAGCCGCTTCCATCCGTCCAG GATCAGCAGCCTGGGTGTTCTCGACTACTACCTCATGGATGCCTCCTCTTTGCTGCCTGTGTTGGCCATGGGTGTCCAGCCTGGTGACACCGTCCTTGACCTGTGTGCTGGGCCTGGTGGGAAAACATTGGCACTGCTCTTGACTGGCTGCTGCC GCCACCTGGCAGCTAATGACATCTCTGGCTCTCGAACCCAGAGGCTGAAGCAAGTTCTGCACAGCTATGCATCCCAGTACAAGAGCCAGGTGCGAGTCACATCCCAGGATGGTAGGAAGTGGGGAGACCTGGAGAGGAGCACCTATGACCGG GTGCTAGTGGATGTGCCCTGCACCACTGACCGGCACTCTGTGATGGAGGAGGACAACAATATCTTCAAGCGCTCGCGCAAGACTGAGCGCCAGATGCTACCCATGCTGCAGGTGCAGCTCCTGGT GTGCAGGCGGGAACCACCTAGGTTGAGCCCCAGGACTTTGTTGGATGTGAGGGGTGAACAGGCTTCAGCTGTGGATGAGGCCCTACTCCTGACAGGCCCTGCCCCTAAAGGATTGAAACCATACATGCTGAGGGAACAGAGACTTTCAACCATATG GGCCGGCCTCCTTGCCACCAGGCCTGGAGGGGTGGCTGTCTATTCCACCTGCACCCTTTCCCACCTGCAGAATGAGTACGTGGTGGGCGGGGCCATTGACATTCTGGCCAATCAGTACCAGATGGATGTGCAGGTGGAAGACTTGAGCTGCTTCCGGCATCTCTTCCAGGacaccttctccttcttcccatcATGTCACATGGGCGAGCTGGTTCTCCCTGTCCTTTGGGCCAACTTTGGACCCATGTATTTCTGCAGGCTACGAAGGCTAAGTTAG
- the NSUN4 gene encoding 5-cytosine rRNA methyltransferase NSUN4 isoform X4, with product MEAFWRVLAEARGLLRRPGPGLIPRRLRHKKKWAFTEPKFSSTRLALQNFDMNYKVQFGDLWPSIRVSLLSEQKYGALVNNFSTWDKTMSELEQLKAKDFVMEAKRRMQQKAFPEEPSAPVLSPELETHSPPAALWPCSPNLRCYTFTRGDISRFHPSRISSLGVLDYYLMDASSLLPVLAMGVQPGDTVLDLCAGPGGKTLALLLTGCCRHLAANDISGSRTQRLKQVLHSYASQYKSQVRVTSQDGRKWGDLERSTYDRVLVDVPCTTDRHSVMEEDNNIFKRSRKTERQMLPMLQVQLLVCRREPPRLSPRTLLDVRGEQASAVDEALLLTGPAPKGLKPYMLREQRLSTI from the exons ATGGAGGCGTTCTGGCGCGTTCTGGCCGAGGCGCGCGGGCTGCTGAGGCGGCCCGGGCCTGGGCTGATTCCACGGAGGCTGCGGCATAAGAAGAAATGG GCCTTCACAGAGCCGAAGTTCTCCTCCACCCGGCTGGCCCTGCAGAATTTTGACATGAATTACAAGGTCCAGTTTGGAGACTTGTGGCCTTCCATCCGGGTCAGCCTTCTCTCAGAGCAGAAGTATGGGGCCCTGGTCAACAACTTCTCCACTTGGGACAAAACCATGTCTGAGTTAGAGCAGCTCAAGGCCAAAGATTTTGTGATGGAGGCAAAGAGAAGGATGCAGCAGAAGGCCTTCCCTGAAGAACCCAGTGCTCCAGTCCTTTCTCCAGAGCTGGAGACACACAGCCCCCCAGCAGCCCTCTGGCCCTGCAGTCCTAACCTACGCTGTTACACATTTACCAGAGGAGACATCAGCCGCTTCCATCCGTCCAG GATCAGCAGCCTGGGTGTTCTCGACTACTACCTCATGGATGCCTCCTCTTTGCTGCCTGTGTTGGCCATGGGTGTCCAGCCTGGTGACACCGTCCTTGACCTGTGTGCTGGGCCTGGTGGGAAAACATTGGCACTGCTCTTGACTGGCTGCTGCC GCCACCTGGCAGCTAATGACATCTCTGGCTCTCGAACCCAGAGGCTGAAGCAAGTTCTGCACAGCTATGCATCCCAGTACAAGAGCCAGGTGCGAGTCACATCCCAGGATGGTAGGAAGTGGGGAGACCTGGAGAGGAGCACCTATGACCGG GTGCTAGTGGATGTGCCCTGCACCACTGACCGGCACTCTGTGATGGAGGAGGACAACAATATCTTCAAGCGCTCGCGCAAGACTGAGCGCCAGATGCTACCCATGCTGCAGGTGCAGCTCCTGGT GTGCAGGCGGGAACCACCTAGGTTGAGCCCCAGGACTTTGTTGGATGTGAGGGGTGAACAGGCTTCAGCTGTGGATGAGGCCCTACTCCTGACAGGCCCTGCCCCTAAAGGATTGAAACCATACATGCTGAGGGAACAGAGACTTTCAACCATATG A
- the NSUN4 gene encoding 5-cytosine rRNA methyltransferase NSUN4 isoform X5, translated as MEAFWRVLAEARGLLRRPGPGLIPRRLRHKKKWAFTEPKFSSTRLALQNFDMNYKVQFGDLWPSIRVSLLSEQKYGALVNNFSTWDKTMSELEQLKAKDFVMEAKRRMQQKAFPEEPSAPVLSPELETHSPPAALWPCSPNLRCYTFTRGDISRFHPSRISSLGVLDYYLMDASSLLPVLAMGVQPGDTVLDLCAGPGGKTLALLLTGCCRHLAANDISGSRTQRLKQVLHSYASQYKSQVRVTSQDGRKWGDLERSTYDRVLVDVPCTTDRHSVMEEDNNIFKRSRKTERQMLPMLQVQLLVKKRSFSLQNPAVSKGEGKAISIYIPSTVDQVLY; from the exons ATGGAGGCGTTCTGGCGCGTTCTGGCCGAGGCGCGCGGGCTGCTGAGGCGGCCCGGGCCTGGGCTGATTCCACGGAGGCTGCGGCATAAGAAGAAATGG GCCTTCACAGAGCCGAAGTTCTCCTCCACCCGGCTGGCCCTGCAGAATTTTGACATGAATTACAAGGTCCAGTTTGGAGACTTGTGGCCTTCCATCCGGGTCAGCCTTCTCTCAGAGCAGAAGTATGGGGCCCTGGTCAACAACTTCTCCACTTGGGACAAAACCATGTCTGAGTTAGAGCAGCTCAAGGCCAAAGATTTTGTGATGGAGGCAAAGAGAAGGATGCAGCAGAAGGCCTTCCCTGAAGAACCCAGTGCTCCAGTCCTTTCTCCAGAGCTGGAGACACACAGCCCCCCAGCAGCCCTCTGGCCCTGCAGTCCTAACCTACGCTGTTACACATTTACCAGAGGAGACATCAGCCGCTTCCATCCGTCCAG GATCAGCAGCCTGGGTGTTCTCGACTACTACCTCATGGATGCCTCCTCTTTGCTGCCTGTGTTGGCCATGGGTGTCCAGCCTGGTGACACCGTCCTTGACCTGTGTGCTGGGCCTGGTGGGAAAACATTGGCACTGCTCTTGACTGGCTGCTGCC GCCACCTGGCAGCTAATGACATCTCTGGCTCTCGAACCCAGAGGCTGAAGCAAGTTCTGCACAGCTATGCATCCCAGTACAAGAGCCAGGTGCGAGTCACATCCCAGGATGGTAGGAAGTGGGGAGACCTGGAGAGGAGCACCTATGACCGG GTGCTAGTGGATGTGCCCTGCACCACTGACCGGCACTCTGTGATGGAGGAGGACAACAATATCTTCAAGCGCTCGCGCAAGACTGAGCGCCAGATGCTACCCATGCTGCAGGTGCAGCTCCTGGT
- the NSUN4 gene encoding 5-cytosine rRNA methyltransferase NSUN4 isoform X1 gives MEAFWRVLAEARGLLRRPGPGLIPRRLRHKKKWAFTEPKFSSTRLALQNFDMNYKVQFGDLWPSIRVSLLSEQKYGALVNNFSTWDKTMSELEQLKAKDFVMEAKRRMQQKAFPEEPSAPVLSPELETHSPPAALWPCSPNLRCYTFTRGDISRFHPSRISSLGVLDYYLMDASSLLPVLAMGVQPGDTVLDLCAGPGGKTLALLLTGCCRHLAANDISGSRTQRLKQVLHSYASQYKSQVRVTSQDGRKWGDLERSTYDRVLVDVPCTTDRHSVMEEDNNIFKRSRKTERQMLPMLQVQLLVCRREPPRLSPRTLLDVRGEQASAVDEALLLTGPAPKGLKPYMLREQRLSTIWAGLLATRPGGVAVYSTCTLSHLQNEYVVGGAIDILANQYQMDVQVEDLSCFRHLFQDTFSFFPSCHMGELVLPVLWANFGPMYFCRLRRLS, from the exons ATGGAGGCGTTCTGGCGCGTTCTGGCCGAGGCGCGCGGGCTGCTGAGGCGGCCCGGGCCTGGGCTGATTCCACGGAGGCTGCGGCATAAGAAGAAATGG GCCTTCACAGAGCCGAAGTTCTCCTCCACCCGGCTGGCCCTGCAGAATTTTGACATGAATTACAAGGTCCAGTTTGGAGACTTGTGGCCTTCCATCCGGGTCAGCCTTCTCTCAGAGCAGAAGTATGGGGCCCTGGTCAACAACTTCTCCACTTGGGACAAAACCATGTCTGAGTTAGAGCAGCTCAAGGCCAAAGATTTTGTGATGGAGGCAAAGAGAAGGATGCAGCAGAAGGCCTTCCCTGAAGAACCCAGTGCTCCAGTCCTTTCTCCAGAGCTGGAGACACACAGCCCCCCAGCAGCCCTCTGGCCCTGCAGTCCTAACCTACGCTGTTACACATTTACCAGAGGAGACATCAGCCGCTTCCATCCGTCCAG GATCAGCAGCCTGGGTGTTCTCGACTACTACCTCATGGATGCCTCCTCTTTGCTGCCTGTGTTGGCCATGGGTGTCCAGCCTGGTGACACCGTCCTTGACCTGTGTGCTGGGCCTGGTGGGAAAACATTGGCACTGCTCTTGACTGGCTGCTGCC GCCACCTGGCAGCTAATGACATCTCTGGCTCTCGAACCCAGAGGCTGAAGCAAGTTCTGCACAGCTATGCATCCCAGTACAAGAGCCAGGTGCGAGTCACATCCCAGGATGGTAGGAAGTGGGGAGACCTGGAGAGGAGCACCTATGACCGG GTGCTAGTGGATGTGCCCTGCACCACTGACCGGCACTCTGTGATGGAGGAGGACAACAATATCTTCAAGCGCTCGCGCAAGACTGAGCGCCAGATGCTACCCATGCTGCAGGTGCAGCTCCTGGT GTGCAGGCGGGAACCACCTAGGTTGAGCCCCAGGACTTTGTTGGATGTGAGGGGTGAACAGGCTTCAGCTGTGGATGAGGCCCTACTCCTGACAGGCCCTGCCCCTAAAGGATTGAAACCATACATGCTGAGGGAACAGAGACTTTCAACCATATG GGCCGGCCTCCTTGCCACCAGGCCTGGAGGGGTGGCTGTCTATTCCACCTGCACCCTTTCCCACCTGCAGAATGAGTACGTGGTGGGCGGGGCCATTGACATTCTGGCCAATCAGTACCAGATGGATGTGCAGGTGGAAGACTTGAGCTGCTTCCGGCATCTCTTCCAGGacaccttctccttcttcccatcATGTCACATGGGCGAGCTGGTTCTCCCTGTCCTTTGGGCCAACTTTGGACCCATGTATTTCTGCAGGCTACGAAGGCTAAGTTAG